The following are encoded together in the Mugil cephalus isolate CIBA_MC_2020 chromosome 18, CIBA_Mcephalus_1.1, whole genome shotgun sequence genome:
- the tmem200ca gene encoding transmembrane protein 200C isoform X2, with the protein MATLGYWPQDGFFFSSHPVEGAAMASVSLGSTTASPVVAQEGDRDEELEGDKAHGGDEGFNDTENLNGTTRQLPRRFLEDFLERYLYSDRLKVFGPLVMGIGIFLFICANAVLHENRDKKTKVINLRDIYSTVIDLHTLHRPNTSSTSGAARRPSANPLNGLINYVQSKSLETRPKTYPASLLDRRSPRQPDNSGGAGGGGAVFSIHQEQLHAPPPPPLSSSSSCHSLSLPPSFSPPHLSTCSTSLEKETLSSFTLPLPAPHRRCYAWAGISQGKEEEPRRDGGGVRQDEEEEEEVFECPCPSERRFVSSAASCSSSNLHKEAPRSSQGLLSSCSLTPTDLSFSSLSHLVSSTSSTLTPPCRRRSLPSRLQQTGDGRII; encoded by the exons ATGGCGACTCTGGGCTACTGGCCTCAGGACGGATTCTTCTTCAGCTCTCACCCAGTTGAGGGCGCCGCCATGGCCTCGGTGTCTCTGGGCAGCACCACAGCCTCACCTGTGGTCGCTCAG GAAGGAGACAGGGACGAGGAACTGGAAGGAGACAAAGCTCATGGAGGCGATGAAGGTTTCAACGACACAGAGAACCTCAATGGAACAACCCGACAGCTTCCACGAAGGTTTCTGGAGGACTTTCTAGAAAG GTATCTGTACTCTGATAGGCTGAAGGTCTTCGGCCCTCTCGTCATGGGGATCGggatcttcctcttcatctgcgCCAACGCCGTCCTGCACGAGAACCGAGACAAGAAGACGAAGGTCATAAACCTACGGGACATTTACTCCACCGTCATCGACCTCCACACCCTCCACAGACCcaacacctcctccacctccgggGCCGCCCGCCGCCCCTCAGCCAATCCCCTCAACGGCCTCATTAACTACGTCCAATCAAAGAGTCTGGAGACCAGGCCCAAGACGTACCCCGCCTCCCTACTGGACAGGAGGTCGCCAAGGCAACCTGACAACagtggaggagcagggggaggaggtgcAGTCTTCAGTATCCACCAGGAGCAGCTacatgctcctcctcctcctcctctctcctcctcctcatcctgccACAGCCTGTCCCTCCCCCCCAGTTTCAGCCCCCCACACCTCTCCACCTGCTCGACCTCCCTGGAGAAGGAGACTCTCAGCTCCTTCACCTTACCCCTCCCCGCCCCCCACAGGAGGTGCTATGCCTGGGCCGGGATCAGTCAGGGCAAGGAGGAGGAGCCACGAAGGGACGGAGGAGGTGTCCgacaggatgaggaggaggaggaggaggtgtttgaATGCCCGTGCCCCTCCGAAAGACGATTTGTTTCATCAGCcgcctcctgcagctcctcgaATCTCCACAAGGAGGCACCAAGAAGTTCCCAgggtctcctctcctcctgctccctcaCCCCCACCgacctctccttctcctccctgtcTCACCTcgtctcctccacctcctccacactgaCTCCGCCCTGCAGGAGGCGGAGCCTGCCCAGCAGGTTACAGCAAACTGGTGACGGGCGAATCATTTAA
- the tmem200ca gene encoding transmembrane protein 200C isoform X1, translated as MIATGGLLRINARRQDSLRSKPHRAQALKKKAKNKRRSEVVVVKGKLRLCSVSGLVAALGVLVLLVGVVMATLGYWPQDGFFFSSHPVEGAAMASVSLGSTTASPVVAQEGDRDEELEGDKAHGGDEGFNDTENLNGTTRQLPRRFLEDFLERYLYSDRLKVFGPLVMGIGIFLFICANAVLHENRDKKTKVINLRDIYSTVIDLHTLHRPNTSSTSGAARRPSANPLNGLINYVQSKSLETRPKTYPASLLDRRSPRQPDNSGGAGGGGAVFSIHQEQLHAPPPPPLSSSSSCHSLSLPPSFSPPHLSTCSTSLEKETLSSFTLPLPAPHRRCYAWAGISQGKEEEPRRDGGGVRQDEEEEEEVFECPCPSERRFVSSAASCSSSNLHKEAPRSSQGLLSSCSLTPTDLSFSSLSHLVSSTSSTLTPPCRRRSLPSRLQQTGDGRII; from the exons ATGATTGCGACCGGCGGTTTGCTCAGGATCAATGCGCGGCGACAGGACTCGCTGAGGTCCAAACCACACCGAGCACAGGCACTCAAGAAGAAGGCCAAGAACAAAAG GAGGAgcgaggtggtggtggtgaaggggAAACTGAGGCTATGTTCGGTCTCAGGTCTCGTGGCGGCGCTTGGCGTCCTGGTTCTGCTGGTGGGCGTTGTCATGGCGACTCTGGGCTACTGGCCTCAGGACGGATTCTTCTTCAGCTCTCACCCAGTTGAGGGCGCCGCCATGGCCTCGGTGTCTCTGGGCAGCACCACAGCCTCACCTGTGGTCGCTCAG GAAGGAGACAGGGACGAGGAACTGGAAGGAGACAAAGCTCATGGAGGCGATGAAGGTTTCAACGACACAGAGAACCTCAATGGAACAACCCGACAGCTTCCACGAAGGTTTCTGGAGGACTTTCTAGAAAG GTATCTGTACTCTGATAGGCTGAAGGTCTTCGGCCCTCTCGTCATGGGGATCGggatcttcctcttcatctgcgCCAACGCCGTCCTGCACGAGAACCGAGACAAGAAGACGAAGGTCATAAACCTACGGGACATTTACTCCACCGTCATCGACCTCCACACCCTCCACAGACCcaacacctcctccacctccgggGCCGCCCGCCGCCCCTCAGCCAATCCCCTCAACGGCCTCATTAACTACGTCCAATCAAAGAGTCTGGAGACCAGGCCCAAGACGTACCCCGCCTCCCTACTGGACAGGAGGTCGCCAAGGCAACCTGACAACagtggaggagcagggggaggaggtgcAGTCTTCAGTATCCACCAGGAGCAGCTacatgctcctcctcctcctcctctctcctcctcctcatcctgccACAGCCTGTCCCTCCCCCCCAGTTTCAGCCCCCCACACCTCTCCACCTGCTCGACCTCCCTGGAGAAGGAGACTCTCAGCTCCTTCACCTTACCCCTCCCCGCCCCCCACAGGAGGTGCTATGCCTGGGCCGGGATCAGTCAGGGCAAGGAGGAGGAGCCACGAAGGGACGGAGGAGGTGTCCgacaggatgaggaggaggaggaggaggtgtttgaATGCCCGTGCCCCTCCGAAAGACGATTTGTTTCATCAGCcgcctcctgcagctcctcgaATCTCCACAAGGAGGCACCAAGAAGTTCCCAgggtctcctctcctcctgctccctcaCCCCCACCgacctctccttctcctccctgtcTCACCTcgtctcctccacctcctccacactgaCTCCGCCCTGCAGGAGGCGGAGCCTGCCCAGCAGGTTACAGCAAACTGGTGACGGGCGAATCATTTAA
- the LOC124995464 gene encoding lethal(3)malignant brain tumor-like protein 3 has protein sequence MKNKVSSTQVSVKRRTWSWQQYLNEEKAEAAPSTLFTQSQLVPSRRHGFRVGMKLEGIDPLHPSLFCVLTVAEVIGCRLRLHIDGYSECYDFWVNADSTDIRPAGWCKEHSHKLHPPKGHSETEFDWQCYLQSTNSEAAPTTLFTCHTAACEFRVGMKLEAVDRKNPGLVCVASVADVIDDHFLVHFDNWDDTYDYWCDSSSPYIHPVGWCEQHGRPLTAPQGHPNPENFVWEEYLQETGSTAAPSSAFTLRPPHGFQVNHRLEAVDRRNPRLVRVATVTETEDYRVKVHYDGWSTQFDIWCDSDLSDLHPVGWCQRTGHPLEPPPGSSPVSSPSQGVCPTAGCRGVGHIKGSRYTGHHSAFGCPYSDINMRKEVVLPDRLGGERVFTLVPVTMRHHGNQVDRDVHVKTEAGEEKVLVPVPKRRRLTDRLPQPATFLCVKEEEEELPLSSLGPAESTLQAVLHQSVFLSAMSPQPGRDLSLCWEQHRKLLPGVAGVHAETVQHWSVQQVSDFIESLPGCEEQARQFRDEQIDGRAFLLLTQRDIVRIMSIKLGPALKIYNSILMFKHAEDKSQSHATEDTSQSHATEDSAS, from the exons atGAAGAACAAAGTGAGCAGCACTCAAG TGAGTGTGAAGAGGAGGACGTGGTCCTGGCAGCAATACCTGAACGAGGAGAAAGCTGAAGCTGCTCCGTCCACACTTttcacacag TCCCAGCTTGTTCCCAGTCGGAGACACGGTTTCAGGGTCGGGATGAAGCTGGAGGGCATCGACCCGCTGCATCCCTCCTTGTTCTGTGTGCTGACGGTCGCCGAG GTGATTGGCTGTCGGCTGCGTCTCCACATCGACGGCTACTCTGAGTGCTATGACTTCTGGGTAAACGCCGACTCCACAGACATCAGACCAGCCGGCTGGTGTAAAGAGCACAGCCACAAGCTCCACCCACCTAAAG gaCACAGCGAGACAGAGTTTGATTGGCAGTGTTATCTCCAGTCCACAAACTCAGAGGCTGCTCCAACGACCCTGTTCACCTGCCACACTGCA GCCTGTGAGTTCAGGGTTGGGATGAAGCTGGAGGCCGTCGACAGGAAGAACCCCGGACTCGTCTGCGTGGCGTCCGTCGCCGatgtcattgacgaccacttcCTGGTTCACTTCGACAACTGGGACGACACTTACGACTACTg GTGTGACAGCAGCAGTCCCTACATCCATCCAGTGGGTTGGTGTGAACAGCATGGACGACCTCTGACGGCTCCACAGG gccatcCCAACCCCGAGAACTTTGTGTGGGAGGAGTATCTGCAGGAAACCGGTTCCACTGCTGCTCCCAGTTCAGCCTTCACTCTG AGGCCTCCGCACGGTTTCCAGGTGAACCACAGGCTGGAGGCGGTGGACAGGAGGAACCCCAGACTAGTCCGCGTTGCCACGGTAACGGAGACGGAGGACTACAGGGTAAAG GTTCATTATGACGGCTGGTCCACGCAGTTCGACATCTGGTGCGACAGCGACCTCAGCGACCTGCATCCTGTCGGCTGGTGTCAACGCACAGGACACCCCCTGGAGCCCCCCCCAG GTTCGTCCCCCGTGTCGTCCCCCTCTCAGGGTGTTTGTCCAACAGCCGGCTGCAGAGGAGTGGGACACATCAAAGGGTCCAGATACACTGGACACCACAG TGCCTTCGGATGTCCATATTCAGACATTAACATGCGTAAAGAGGTGGTGCTTCCCGATAGGCTGGGAGGAGAGAGAGTCTTTACCCTCGTACCTGTCACAATgcgtcaccatggcaaccaggtGGACAG AGATGTTCATGTGAAGACGGAGGCCGGAGAGGAGAAAGTCCTGGTCCCCGTACCAAAGAGAAGACGACTGACAGACAG ACTTCCTCAGCCAGCCACATTCCTCtgtgtgaaggaggaagaggaggagcttcCCCTCAGTTCCCTGGGTCCAG CTGAGTCCACGCTGCAGGCCGTCCTCCACCAGTCCGTCTTCCTGTCGGCCATGTCTCCGCAGCCCGGCCGAGACCTGTCTCTCTGCTGGGAGCAACACCGGAAGCTGTTGCCGGGGGTCGCTGGTGTCCACGCAGAGACCGTCCAACACTGGAGCGTCCAACAG GTGTCAGATTTCATCGAGTCCCTCCCCGGCTGCGAGGAACAAGCGAGACAGTTCAGAGACGAG CAAATTGACGGACGGGCCTTCCTCCTGCTCACCCAGCGGGACATCGTTAGGATCATGTCAATCAAACTCGGCCCCGCCCTCAAGATCTACAACTCCATCCTGATGTTCAAGCACGCCGAGGACAAGAGCCAATCACACGCTACCGAGGACACTAGCCAGTCACACGCCACTGAAGATTCTGCCTCCTGA